The DNA window AATGTTCCAGCTACTTCTTGTTGGGTTAGGATACGCTTTGAAACTTGCAGCATCAAATTTATTAACACCTAAAGAAGATGTAAATGTGTACGCACCTGTTGATCTCTTAAAAGTAACATTCCATGTACCAGCTGTTGCACTTAAATTATCCCCTGATGGTGTTCCTGTAGGGAATGCTGTTCCGCCCCAACTTGTGGTCCAAGCATAATCCTGACGGAATTTAATTGGCCCATCAGTAAGCACTAAATTATTTAAGGTATAATTTTCGCCATCAGTTGTTGTCATAACATTTGTATCAGGGTAAGGTGTGGTACCACCTGGCCATCCTCCTGCTCCTGGCCCTACTAGAGATACAGGTGGTTGAGATACTAATGAAAAACGATATACTCCAGAGACTACGTTAACGAAACAATCATAGTTTCCAGCGGTGTTTACAGCTATATTACCACCTGGAACTTGCAACACTCCAATAGGGAAAGCATTACCAGTCCAGTTTGTATCAGTCCAATTGTTATTTTGACGGAATTTTATTCCACCAACCGTAAGTGCAACATTTTTTATTACATAATTTATACCATCAGTAGTAGTCAATACATTTGCATCAGGATTTGGTACACCAGGGTCGCCAGGCCATCCACCAGCTCCATCCCCAACTATGGCTAAAGAGTTGAATACCGGTGCAGCGACAAATGTGTAGGCTCCACTATCTTTATTAAAAGTAACAGAAGTATACTTACCAGCAACAACTGGAATAAAATCAGTAGGCACACCAGTAGCAGTTCCAGAAGGGAATGCGGTTGCTCCTACTATAACACCATCAACACTGAACTGAGCATTTCCAGCCAGAAGTGTTGTGGTTCCCAAAGTATAGGTAATACCATCTGCAGTATCCATTGTAATTCCTGTAGCAGGTGTAGTAGCGGTACCTAAAAGTTTCACAACTGCAATAGCCGGTCCTCCAGAAAAGTTATAATTTCCAGTTGTAGAATTAAAAGTAATGTCATAAGTACCAGCTACAGCAGGAATATTTTGACTACCCCCACTGTTTTCAGCTCCAACACCAATAGGAAAAGCCGATCCAGTAAGCGGTTTTCCCCAGTTTCCTCCATTAGGAGCAGCATCCCACGAGTTGTTCGCTCTGAATTTTACAGAACCCCCAACTAATTTAAAATTTGTTATTTGCCAAACATCGGTAGTACCTACTACTTTTGTGAGTTGGTGTTTATCGATAGGTCCAGGATTGTTAGCTTGTCCAGGCCATCCGTTGGCCTCAACACCCTCTCCTACAATAGCAACAGAGTTAATTTGAGCATTTGTCGCGGTAAACGCTAACAAAAACATCAAGAAAGAAAATAATTTTGTTTTCATAATTATTATTATTTTTTAGATTAATACCCTATAAAAGTATAAAAAACAGCCGTATAAAAAACGAATCCTTCAAAAAAAAACCAACTACCACGTTTTCGTGTTGATAAGATTTTATTTTTTTGAATATATTTGATGTACGTCGACACAACCTATTAAAATTGTCTAAAAAAACAGCAAAAAAAAGGCTGCCTTTTCGGGGCAGCCATTGTAATCAAAAAGAAGAAAACTACTGTTTTAGCAACTTCATCACTTTTAGTTCGTTGTTTTCATTTAATGCTTTCACTAGGTACATTCCTTGCTTCAAATCATTGATTGGGTATTGGTTTTCTTTAGACAAATCACCCTTGAAACTCTTGACTAATTGTCCTGAAATGGCATAAATTTCTACTTTAGCCGCAGTGGCGTTTAGGGTAAAATAATTAGAAGTTGGATTAGGATACAGATACATTTCACCATTTACTTCAAAACTGTCTGTTCCTAAAGTTGAAGGTTTATTACCATAGATTCTAAATCCACCCGCTTCAATAGCGATTGTTGCTGTTGTACTAGTCACTTCAATAGTAGCATTATCCATCAAGTTGTACCAAGTGCCAGTATATGGAAAATCGGGAATCACGTTTTGTGTATTGACATCAAAATTAGTTAAAACTACTACGTTTTTCAGTTGAGTAGAAGGCAAGGTATTGTCCCAAAGGAATAATCTTGGCGTAATGGTGCTTCCAGATTGAATATCAAAACCACTATTGGCAGTGACAGTAACATTAAATATTGGCTCAGTTGTTTTCAGATTAATCATTTTAGCCCAATCGAAATAGATTTTATTTCTATTGGCATCGCCCAACCAATTATTGACCCATTGGGGTTGTGGTTTTTTATCTAATTTGCAATCTCCTGGAGGAACTCCTCCATCATAATCGGTATTTAGGGAACCATTATTACAAGCCCAAATAGACGTTTCCCAGCCTAAAGCACCAAAATGCCAAATCATTTTTGGCCCAGGAACTAACAAAGAAACTGCACCCACGGCAGACATTCTAGACAAAGCCGTATTTAATGTTTTTACATTATGAGCCGGATTCGAAGAGTTACCAAAGGTTATATTTTTGTACATCAAGCGTTCCTCATCGTGACTTTCTGGATATCCGATTACTCGTTTTCCTGAG is part of the Flavobacterium nackdongense genome and encodes:
- a CDS encoding T9SS type A sorting domain-containing protein — translated: MKTKLFSFLMFLLAFTATNAQINSVAIVGEGVEANGWPGQANNPGPIDKHQLTKVVGTTDVWQITNFKLVGGSVKFRANNSWDAAPNGGNWGKPLTGSAFPIGVGAENSGGSQNIPAVAGTYDITFNSTTGNYNFSGGPAIAVVKLLGTATTPATGITMDTADGITYTLGTTTLLAGNAQFSVDGVIVGATAFPSGTATGVPTDFIPVVAGKYTSVTFNKDSGAYTFVAAPVFNSLAIVGDGAGGWPGDPGVPNPDANVLTTTDGINYVIKNVALTVGGIKFRQNNNWTDTNWTGNAFPIGVLQVPGGNIAVNTAGNYDCFVNVVSGVYRFSLVSQPPVSLVGPGAGGWPGGTTPYPDTNVMTTTDGENYTLNNLVLTDGPIKFRQDYAWTTSWGGTAFPTGTPSGDNLSATAGTWNVTFKRSTGAYTFTSSLGVNKFDAASFKAYPNPTRSSWNIVSGNEDITSVRVFDVLGKAVYTKFGADKEVNVNASELSKGVYFAKVATANGESTLKLVKE